The DNA window TGATTTACTCGGACACGGCTGTACGACAGGAGTTTCTACATACGACCGTGCAGCAACTATCAAAGCTCTCACTGACCCAACAATGAAGCCAGAAGATTTTGGCAGACCAGGGCATATCAATCCACTCAAAGCAAGAGAAGGAGGCGTTTTGCGCCGTGCAGGACACACCGAAGCTGCCGTAGATTTGTCAAGAATGGCTGGTTTTAAGCCTGTTGGAGTATTGATAGAAGTAATGGACGATGATGGTTCTATGGCTCGCCTTCCAAAACTTAGAGAAGTGGCAGATAAGTTTGATATGAAACTCATTACTATTAAAGACTTGATTCAGTATCGTCTTGCAAACGAATCTTTGATAAAGAAAGAAGTGGATGTAAAAATGCCTACTAAATGGGGAGATTTTCAGCTTCATGCCTATACACAAAAAGATACAGGAGACCATCACATGGCTCTTGTAAAAGGAGAGTGGGAAAAAGATGAGCCAATTTTAGTACGTGTTCATTCTTCTTGTGTAACAGGTGATATTTTGGGTTCGTTGCGCTGTGATTGTGGCGACCAGCTCCAGCAAGCGATGAAATTTGTAGAGCAAGAAGGAAAGGGAATCGTTTTGTATATGAATCAAGAAGGAAGAGGTATCGGACTTATCAATAAGCTCAAAGCCTATAAACTACAAGAACAAGGTTATGACACCGTAGAAGCTAATGAAAAATTAGGTTTCAATATGGATGCTAGAGATTATGGAGTAGGAGCGCAGATTTTGAGAGATTTAGGCGTAAGTAAAATCAAACTCATCTCAAACAATCCTAGAAAGCGTGTTGGATTGATTGGCTACGGCTTAGAAATCGTTGATAATGTAGCTATCGAAATAAAAACTAACCCGCACAATGAAAAATATCTCACAACAAAAAGAGATAAGCTAGGGCATAATATTTTGAAGGGGAAGTAAATGAAGAAACAGAAAGTAAGAAAATACAAGGGAAAAGAAATCTTTACAGGACACTTTGTTTCTGTTGGAATTAGTCTGCTAATAAGCAATTTACTTGCATTTAAAGATTCAAATAGCTTAGAATCAAAACAAGCCAATTTTATATTTTTAGTAGTACCTACCTTTCTTATTCATATTCTATATTTAATTTTAGGAAGCAGTTCTTATTTTCTTTTGAGAAAAAAAATTGCTAATGAAAAATACAAGAGACGAATGATATTTTTTCTTCCTTTGTATTTACCTATATTCTGTTTTATAGCGTTTTTTATCTTTGAATCTACAATAGATTTCGATATGATATTCTTAAATATGAATGTTACTATGTGTATATTATGGGCATTGAATTACTACTTTTTGAACAAAGACAAGTAATTTCATCATAATACAAGACAAAAAGCACGTCATCATCTATTTCCTCTAGTTTAGTTAAAAAATTGAAAGAAAAATTAGGGTTTGTAATTTATGTAAGTGGTATGTTACTAATGTCGCATATCTAATCAAGATAGCTTTAGAGAAATTTATTCTCTTTGGTACAGATAAGAATAGAACTTATAACAGTTCTATTTTTATTTTATAATCCTTTAAATTTTTATCAAATTAACTACACTAATGAGAAAAGCGTTAAGCGTATTTATTATTCTTTTTTGTATGACTCAAACACTAAAAGCACAAGACCTAACAGGTTCTTGGAAAGGTAACATTACAGTACAAGGCACTGAACTTCCCTTGATTTTTAACCTTAAAAACGAAGATGGAGCTTTAAGTAGCACTATGGACAGTCCATCACAGGGAGCTACTGACATTCCTATGGATGAAACGACTCTTGAAGACAATCAACTGACGATAGAGTTTAAGAAAGGTGGAATCAAGTATGTAGGAAACTATGCAGACGAAAAAGTTACAGGTACGTTCTATCAAGGAGGAATGGAACTTCCACTTGTTCTTGAAAAAACTGAAAAAACAATTCCAGGTAATCCAAAGCTAGTTTCGTCAGAGGAAGAGCTGCAAAAACTAGCAGCACTAGAAACTCAAACCTACAAGTATTCTGTTGAAGATTATTTCAAAAAGCCAGCACAGAGTTCTTTTAAATTCTCACCAAATGGTTTGTATTTATCTTATCAAGAAAAAGATAATAAAGGCAAAAGACACGTGTATGTCAAAAATACTCAGACAGATAAAATTACACGTATTGTTGAAGAAGGCGAAGATTTAATTAGAGGTTACGGCTGGGCAAACGATAACAGAATCATTTATGTACAGGACAAAGGTGGAGATGAAAACTACCATTTGTTTGCTGTAGATATTGATGGAAAAAATCAAAAAGAGCTTACGCCTTTTGATGGAGTAAAAGTAGGAATTTTGAATCCTTTGAAGGAACAAGAAGATTATATGATTATTCAAATGAATAAAGATAATCCTCAAATTTTTGAGCCTTACAAAATCAATATCATTAATGGCGAATTAGAGAAATTATTTGAAAATAAAGATGCTCAAAATCCGATTAGTGGTTACAACTTTGATAAAGATGGTAAACTAAGAGCTTATACAAAGCAGCAAAACGGAACAGAGTATGTCCTCTACTATCAAGTTGAAGAAGGAAAAGACTTTGAGGAAATCATCAAGACTACTTGGAAAGATAATTTTTCTATCATTGACTTCAACTACGCAACAGAGAATCCTCATGATGCTTTTGTACGCTCAAATATAGAAAGCAATACAGATGAAATTATCCTCTATGATTTCAAAGAGAAAAAAATCATTGATAAAGTGTATAGCAATGATACATTTGATGTAGGTGGA is part of the Bernardetia sp. genome and encodes:
- a CDS encoding bifunctional 3,4-dihydroxy-2-butanone-4-phosphate synthase/GTP cyclohydrolase II, encoding MKNQNTPSNYSDIKLDTIEEAIADLKAGKFVIVVDDEDRENEGDFICAAECITPEMVNFVLKEARGVLCTALTQERCDEIGLNLMVGKNTDPKQTAFTVTVDLLGHGCTTGVSTYDRAATIKALTDPTMKPEDFGRPGHINPLKAREGGVLRRAGHTEAAVDLSRMAGFKPVGVLIEVMDDDGSMARLPKLREVADKFDMKLITIKDLIQYRLANESLIKKEVDVKMPTKWGDFQLHAYTQKDTGDHHMALVKGEWEKDEPILVRVHSSCVTGDILGSLRCDCGDQLQQAMKFVEQEGKGIVLYMNQEGRGIGLINKLKAYKLQEQGYDTVEANEKLGFNMDARDYGVGAQILRDLGVSKIKLISNNPRKRVGLIGYGLEIVDNVAIEIKTNPHNEKYLTTKRDKLGHNILKGK
- a CDS encoding S9 family peptidase — its product is MTQTLKAQDLTGSWKGNITVQGTELPLIFNLKNEDGALSSTMDSPSQGATDIPMDETTLEDNQLTIEFKKGGIKYVGNYADEKVTGTFYQGGMELPLVLEKTEKTIPGNPKLVSSEEELQKLAALETQTYKYSVEDYFKKPAQSSFKFSPNGLYLSYQEKDNKGKRHVYVKNTQTDKITRIVEEGEDLIRGYGWANDNRIIYVQDKGGDENYHLFAVDIDGKNQKELTPFDGVKVGILNPLKEQEDYMIIQMNKDNPQIFEPYKINIINGELEKLFENKDAQNPISGYNFDKDGKLRAYTKQQNGTEYVLYYQVEEGKDFEEIIKTTWKDNFSIIDFNYATENPHDAFVRSNIESNTDEIILYDFKEKKIIDKVYSNDTFDVGGMSRSRKRDYEIDYFYYTGEKSSITPVSKTYKKLHEKFTKQFGDKEFNITSTTDEEDKYLLYVGSDKLYGVYYLYDVKKDSFKEIFNLMPSLNPEDMAEMRPIKFKTRDGLIMYGYLTIPNEAKKGEKVPLIVNPHGGPYGPRDYWGFNPETQLFASRGYATLQVNYRGSGGYGKEFYLAGNNQIGRKMLDDLEDAVEYVKSLDMIDEDKIAIYGGSYGGLATLGSLVKTPDLYTCGVDYVGVSNLFTFFKSFPAYWKPFLGQVYEQWYDENDPEDIEIMKAVSPALNVDKITKPLFVVQGANDPRVNIDESDQIVKNLRDKGFDVPYMVKYNEGHGFGHEENRIELYQAMMGFFAKHLKK